Proteins encoded by one window of Oligoflexia bacterium:
- a CDS encoding AAA family ATPase, giving the protein MIERTLQSPLVNSLKTKSILLLGPRQTGKSTLIKSLNPDVSFNLAHEKTFLEFMREPSYLENVLAELPKKKKTLIFIDEIQKIPRLMNTLQVLIDENKEDYRFILTGSSARKLKRNKTNMLPGRLHTYELGSLTSKELEYSLDTNKVLSLGSLPEIYLEQDLKSAKKLLKSYATTYLHEEIKAEALTKNLESFTRFLFKMAAESSKFLDLSKISRVSAVPRQTTQRFFEIMEDTLIIKRCDAFAKSDKRRLTQHPRFFFFDTGVVNAMLNNFMPSADRMGFLFETLVFNQLSTSLAYTDEDYRISSYRTEAGTEIDFILELGERLIAIEVKVGGYSDKDLRGFESFQSFVGKKEIEKIVLVPDKQRSQKTGDIRFLSWQDFLKENDW; this is encoded by the coding sequence TCTCTAAATCCCGACGTTTCATTTAATTTAGCCCACGAAAAGACCTTCCTGGAGTTTATGAGAGAGCCTTCATATCTTGAGAATGTCTTGGCGGAACTCCCAAAGAAAAAGAAAACTCTAATTTTCATTGATGAAATCCAAAAGATCCCTCGATTAATGAACACCCTTCAAGTGTTGATCGATGAAAATAAAGAAGACTATCGATTCATTCTCACAGGTTCAAGTGCAAGAAAACTAAAGAGGAATAAAACAAATATGTTACCCGGCAGGCTTCATACTTACGAGCTAGGTTCTTTAACCTCTAAGGAGTTGGAGTATTCGCTAGATACGAACAAGGTTTTAAGTTTAGGCAGCTTGCCCGAAATATATTTAGAACAAGATCTTAAGTCAGCAAAGAAGCTATTAAAATCATATGCCACTACCTATCTTCATGAAGAAATCAAAGCAGAAGCTTTGACGAAAAACTTGGAATCATTCACACGGTTTCTTTTTAAAATGGCCGCTGAATCTTCAAAATTTCTTGATCTATCAAAAATATCAAGAGTAAGTGCAGTTCCACGACAAACGACGCAGAGATTTTTTGAGATCATGGAAGATACTCTCATCATAAAACGCTGTGACGCCTTTGCTAAAAGCGATAAACGAAGACTCACGCAACACCCACGGTTTTTCTTTTTTGATACGGGTGTTGTCAATGCAATGCTAAATAACTTTATGCCATCGGCAGATCGCATGGGTTTTTTATTTGAAACATTGGTGTTCAACCAGCTCTCAACTTCACTAGCCTATACAGACGAAGATTACCGCATCTCCTCATACCGAACTGAAGCTGGCACTGAAATCGACTTTATTCTAGAACTTGGGGAAAGACTTATAGCCATCGAAGTAAAGGTCGGCGGTTACAGCGATAAGGATTTGCGAGGATTTGAAAGTTTTCAAAGTTTCGTTGGGAAAAAAGAAATAGAAAAAATCGTCCTTGTTCCAGACAAACAAAGAAGTCAAAAAACCGGGGACATTCGCTTTTTAAGCTGGCAGGATTTTTTGAAAGAAAATGATTGGTAA